One window of the Haloarcula halobia genome contains the following:
- a CDS encoding proline dehydrogenase family protein produces the protein MLPPIARNFVAGETQGAAMDHVDDLNDRGVGGILNLLGEHYDDRADADADTQAYVDLVTALADRDTRSCISVKPSQIGLDIGEDVFRENLARIVEAADCLVWIDMEDHTTTDVTLDAFEHHARETDGNVGVCVQANLKRTREDLERLADLPGKVRLVKGAYDEPKEIAYKKKAEVDEAYREYLEYMFEHFEDGIAVGSHDPEMISLAADLHAEYGTPYEVQMLMGVREDEQTRLAPDVDVYQYIPYGEKWFSYFYRRVRERKSNALFALRAVVGI, from the coding sequence ATGCTACCACCTATCGCGAGAAACTTCGTCGCGGGCGAGACACAGGGGGCGGCGATGGACCACGTCGACGACCTGAACGACCGGGGCGTCGGGGGGATACTGAACCTGCTGGGCGAACACTACGACGACCGGGCGGATGCGGACGCGGACACCCAGGCCTACGTCGACCTCGTGACCGCGCTGGCGGACCGCGATACCCGGTCGTGTATCTCGGTCAAACCCAGCCAGATCGGTCTCGACATCGGCGAGGACGTCTTCCGGGAGAACCTCGCGCGAATCGTCGAGGCCGCCGACTGTCTGGTCTGGATCGACATGGAAGACCACACGACGACCGACGTCACCCTCGACGCCTTCGAGCACCACGCCCGGGAGACCGACGGCAACGTGGGCGTCTGCGTCCAGGCCAACCTCAAGCGCACGCGCGAGGACCTCGAGCGACTGGCCGACCTCCCGGGGAAGGTCCGGCTGGTCAAGGGCGCCTACGACGAACCGAAGGAGATCGCCTACAAGAAGAAGGCAGAGGTCGACGAGGCGTACCGGGAGTACCTCGAGTACATGTTCGAGCACTTCGAGGACGGCATCGCCGTCGGGAGCCACGACCCCGAGATGATCTCGCTGGCCGCCGACCTCCACGCCGAGTACGGCACCCCCTACGAGGTCCAGATGCTCATGGGCGTGCGCGAGGACGAACAGACCCGTCTCGCCCCCGACGTCGACGTCTACCAGTACATCCCCTACGGCGAGAAGTGGTTCTCGTATTTCTACCGCCGCGTCAGAGAGCGCAAGTCCAACGCCCTGTTCGCGCTGCGGGCCGTCGTCGGTATTTAG
- a CDS encoding helix-turn-helix domain-containing protein, producing the protein MSVDIPVSGTRLTLDLWHPNCWAIEATEQVGGGVLAHAVYNSPATSEAGVSSVNGLFTAFGDSEDEVDRLLQTISESSRAGELQELQERFGRQRNAPGNVVREFFLEYDPADMVCPTLLEHGFVHSAPVRIEDGREEWQVCFAGERSRIEPALDDVESAAGADVDVASITTSDSPLSAREGRLDSLTAAQRDVFEHARESGYYEWPRATSTRELAADLDVSKTTLLEHLRKAEAKLLDP; encoded by the coding sequence ATGAGTGTCGACATTCCGGTATCGGGAACCCGGCTCACACTGGACCTGTGGCATCCGAACTGCTGGGCCATCGAGGCGACCGAACAGGTAGGCGGCGGCGTCCTGGCCCACGCCGTCTACAACTCGCCGGCGACGAGCGAGGCGGGGGTCTCGTCGGTCAACGGGCTGTTCACGGCCTTCGGGGACTCCGAAGACGAAGTCGACAGACTGCTCCAGACCATCAGCGAGTCCAGTCGGGCCGGGGAGCTCCAGGAGCTACAAGAGCGGTTCGGCCGCCAGCGCAACGCCCCCGGCAACGTCGTCCGCGAGTTCTTCCTCGAGTACGACCCCGCGGACATGGTCTGTCCGACGCTGCTCGAACACGGGTTCGTCCACAGCGCTCCCGTCCGCATCGAGGACGGCCGCGAGGAGTGGCAGGTCTGTTTCGCCGGCGAGCGCTCGCGTATCGAACCGGCACTCGACGACGTCGAATCGGCCGCCGGTGCCGACGTGGACGTGGCGTCGATAACCACATCGGACTCGCCGTTGTCGGCCCGCGAGGGCCGTCTCGATTCGCTCACCGCGGCCCAGCGCGACGTCTTCGAGCACGCCCGGGAGTCGGGTTACTACGAGTGGCCGCGCGCGACGTCGACCCGCGAACTGGCGGCCGACCTGGACGTCTCGAAGACCACGCTGTTAGAACACCTGCGGAAGGCCGAGGCGAAACTCCTTGACCCCTAA
- a CDS encoding aldehyde dehydrogenase family protein, which produces MGATHQHYIDGEWTDGTGSDSFSSENPATGEPLGEFPRGTPEDVERAVAAAEDAYDDWRALSRIDRAEYLWNVFHALKTNVDEYAEIVTRECGKEISEGRADVVEAAHMVEWAAGDARHPSGDVVPSEVAAKDAYMRRKPRGVVGCITPWNFPIAIPYWHMAVALVEGNTVVFKPAEQTPKCADVIAQLFVDAGLPDGVFNMVHGFGDAGNAIVESDTVETVLFTGSAEVGHKIADAVGGVPGKRAACEMGGKNAVVITEHADMDIAVHSAVMSSFKTTGQRCVSSERLIVHTDVYEEFRERFVDVASTVAVGDPLSEDTFMGPLIEADHREKVTGYADVARKEGVNVLVDRTELDADEIPDGHEDGHWVGPFVYEADPDADLRCTHEEVFGPHVALMEYDGDIERAVEIQNDTDYGLAGAIVSEDYRQINYYRDHAELGLAYGNLPCIGAEVQLPFGGVKKSGNGFPSAREIIEAVTDRTAWTLNNSTDIQMAQGLSADIVTSDDD; this is translated from the coding sequence ATGGGAGCGACACATCAACACTACATCGACGGTGAATGGACGGACGGAACCGGTTCGGACTCGTTTTCGAGCGAGAACCCGGCGACTGGGGAGCCCCTCGGCGAGTTCCCCCGTGGGACGCCCGAGGACGTAGAGCGCGCAGTCGCGGCCGCCGAGGACGCCTACGACGACTGGCGCGCGCTCTCTCGCATCGACCGCGCGGAGTACCTCTGGAACGTCTTCCACGCCCTGAAGACAAACGTCGACGAGTACGCCGAAATCGTCACCCGCGAGTGCGGGAAGGAGATCAGCGAGGGGCGGGCCGACGTCGTCGAGGCCGCCCACATGGTCGAGTGGGCCGCGGGCGACGCCCGCCATCCCAGCGGCGACGTCGTCCCCTCGGAGGTCGCGGCGAAAGACGCCTACATGCGCCGCAAGCCCCGCGGCGTCGTCGGCTGTATCACGCCCTGGAACTTCCCCATCGCCATCCCCTACTGGCACATGGCCGTCGCGCTGGTCGAGGGTAACACCGTGGTGTTCAAGCCCGCCGAGCAGACGCCCAAGTGCGCCGACGTCATCGCCCAGCTGTTCGTCGACGCCGGCCTGCCCGACGGCGTGTTCAACATGGTCCACGGCTTCGGCGACGCCGGCAACGCCATCGTCGAGTCCGACACCGTCGAGACGGTGCTGTTTACCGGCTCGGCGGAGGTCGGCCACAAGATCGCCGACGCGGTCGGCGGCGTCCCCGGCAAGCGGGCCGCCTGCGAGATGGGCGGGAAGAACGCCGTGGTCATCACCGAACACGCCGACATGGACATCGCGGTCCACTCGGCGGTGATGTCCTCGTTCAAGACGACCGGCCAGCGCTGTGTCTCCTCGGAGCGCCTCATCGTCCACACGGACGTCTACGAGGAGTTCAGGGAACGCTTCGTCGACGTCGCCTCGACGGTTGCCGTCGGCGACCCCCTCTCCGAGGACACGTTCATGGGCCCGCTCATCGAGGCCGACCACAGAGAGAAGGTCACCGGCTACGCCGACGTCGCCCGCAAGGAGGGCGTGAACGTCCTCGTCGACCGCACCGAACTCGACGCCGACGAGATCCCCGACGGCCACGAGGACGGCCACTGGGTCGGTCCCTTCGTCTACGAGGCCGACCCCGACGCCGACCTGCGCTGTACGCACGAGGAGGTCTTCGGCCCCCACGTCGCGCTCATGGAGTACGACGGCGACATCGAGCGGGCCGTCGAGATTCAAAACGACACCGACTACGGCCTGGCCGGCGCCATCGTCTCCGAAGACTACCGCCAGATCAACTACTACCGCGACCACGCCGAGCTTGGCCTGGCCTACGGCAACCTCCCGTGTATCGGCGCGGAGGTCCAGCTGCCCTTCGGCGGCGTCAAGAAGTCCGGCAACGGCTTCCCCTCGGCCCGCGAGATAATCGAGGCCGTCACCGACCGGACCGCGTGGACGCTCAACAACTCGACGGACATCCAGATGGCACAGGGCCTGTCGGCGGACATCGTCACGAGCGACGATGACTGA
- a CDS encoding DsbA family oxidoreductase: protein MTQESDETITVYSDYVCPFCYLGRESLRQYQDRREEPLEIDWHPFDLRSQQRNPDGTIDHSVDDGKGEDYYEQAKQNVRKLQDRYGVEMTLDIATDVDSLPAQVASYYVAEYYDYETWLAFDRAIFDALWQDGADIGATDLLVDLATEAGVDGGAVRSALDDDALRAEVREQFDAARREGVTGVPTFAYDGHAARGAVPPEHLERLVEGT from the coding sequence ATGACACAGGAGTCGGACGAGACCATCACGGTGTACTCGGACTACGTCTGTCCATTCTGTTACCTCGGCCGCGAGTCGCTGCGTCAGTACCAGGACCGGCGTGAGGAACCCCTCGAGATAGACTGGCATCCGTTCGACCTGCGGAGTCAGCAGCGCAACCCCGACGGCACCATCGACCACTCCGTCGACGACGGCAAGGGCGAGGACTACTACGAGCAGGCCAAACAGAACGTCCGAAAGCTCCAGGACAGATACGGCGTGGAGATGACGCTGGACATCGCCACCGACGTCGACTCGCTGCCGGCGCAGGTCGCCTCGTACTACGTCGCCGAGTACTACGACTACGAGACGTGGCTGGCGTTCGACCGGGCCATCTTCGACGCGCTGTGGCAGGACGGCGCGGACATCGGGGCGACGGACCTGCTCGTCGACCTGGCGACCGAGGCCGGCGTCGACGGCGGGGCGGTGCGGTCGGCGCTCGACGACGACGCGCTCCGGGCCGAGGTCCGCGAGCAGTTCGACGCCGCCCGGCGAGAGGGCGTCACGGGCGTCCCCACGTTCGCCTACGACGGGCACGCCGCCCGCGGCGCGGTGCCGCCCGAACACCTCGAACGCCTCGTCGAGGGGACTTGA
- a CDS encoding class 1 fructose-bisphosphatase gives MTQFDSESTVDEIVSAIADTSENVREGLVEDRTVSAETNPSGETQMAADIRADELFEDVILSIDGVGTYASEERADPIERDDGEYHVAMDPLDGSSNLRSNNAMGTIFGVYTERPPALGRDLVASGFVLYGPITTMIVARDGEVTDYLLEGDEPQVLAEDVTLPDDPNIYGFGGDVPNWPDDFLAFAREIEQELKLRYGGAMIADINQLLTYGGIFAYPALEGKPDSKLRLQFEGNPIAHVFEAAGGASSTGDGSILDAEPESLHQCAPMHVGNVALIDRLEAALD, from the coding sequence ATGACGCAGTTCGACTCGGAGAGCACGGTCGACGAGATCGTCTCGGCTATCGCGGACACGTCCGAGAACGTCCGCGAGGGCCTCGTCGAGGACCGGACCGTCTCCGCGGAGACCAATCCCAGCGGCGAGACGCAGATGGCCGCCGACATCCGCGCCGACGAACTGTTCGAGGACGTCATCCTGTCCATCGACGGCGTCGGCACCTACGCCAGCGAGGAGCGCGCGGACCCGATCGAGCGCGACGACGGTGAGTACCACGTCGCGATGGACCCGCTCGACGGCTCCTCGAACCTGCGGTCGAACAACGCCATGGGCACCATCTTCGGCGTCTACACCGAGCGCCCGCCCGCGCTGGGGCGCGACCTCGTCGCCTCGGGCTTTGTCCTCTATGGCCCCATCACGACGATGATCGTCGCCCGGGACGGCGAGGTCACCGACTACCTCCTCGAGGGAGACGAGCCACAGGTGCTCGCCGAGGACGTGACCCTGCCCGACGACCCCAACATCTACGGCTTCGGCGGGGACGTCCCGAACTGGCCCGACGACTTCCTCGCGTTCGCCCGCGAGATAGAACAGGAGCTCAAACTCCGCTACGGGGGCGCGATGATAGCCGACATCAACCAGCTGCTCACCTACGGCGGCATCTTCGCGTACCCCGCGCTCGAGGGAAAGCCCGACAGCAAACTCCGCCTGCAGTTCGAGGGCAATCCCATCGCCCACGTCTTCGAGGCCGCGGGTGGGGCGTCCTCGACCGGCGACGGCTCGATACTCGACGCCGAGCCCGAGTCGCTCCACCAGTGTGCGCCGATGCACGTCGGCAACGTCGCCCTCATCGACCGACTCGAGGCGGCGCTCGACTGA
- the thiD gene encoding bifunctional hydroxymethylpyrimidine kinase/phosphomethylpyrimidine kinase, with amino-acid sequence MNRADAPVSPPVVLTVAGSDSGGGAGIQADLKTIEAGGAFGTSAITSVTAQNTTGVQGQHLLPVEDIEAQIRAVREDFDLAAVKTGMLATGEVVDLVVEHAGDLPNLVVDPVMVAASGDRLLDPDAEDAYERLVAESAVVTPNADEAEVLTGRDVDDPDAAEAAGHDLVEMGAEAALVKGGHVPGDEVVDTLVTADSVTTFRHDRVDTAATHGSGCTLSSAIATRLAHGDDLSTAVASGIDLLSRAVRYNLDVGEGPGAVHHLVERRNEAARYETSEAVEHAVETLVDRDVSRLVPEVGMTVVGATPYAETPAETAAVEGRITRTLSGVRPNRGVRFGASTTVARVLLAAREHDPALRFAVNCRLDDAVEDALADLAGSVPAYDPEDRPPDVGADETAAWGVGEAFEASEETPVAVVDRGELGVEASATLLATDAGTLVERTTRVLDAVEP; translated from the coding sequence ATGAACCGAGCCGACGCGCCAGTCTCCCCGCCGGTCGTCTTGACCGTCGCCGGGAGCGACTCGGGCGGCGGTGCCGGCATCCAGGCCGACCTCAAGACCATCGAGGCCGGCGGTGCCTTCGGCACCAGCGCCATCACGAGCGTCACCGCACAGAACACCACCGGTGTCCAGGGACAGCACCTGCTCCCCGTCGAGGACATCGAGGCACAGATCCGGGCCGTCCGCGAGGACTTCGACCTCGCGGCGGTCAAGACCGGGATGCTCGCGACGGGGGAGGTCGTCGACCTCGTCGTCGAACACGCCGGGGACCTGCCGAACCTCGTCGTCGACCCGGTGATGGTCGCCGCTTCGGGGGACCGACTGCTCGACCCGGACGCCGAGGACGCCTACGAGCGCCTCGTCGCCGAGTCGGCGGTCGTCACGCCCAACGCCGACGAGGCCGAGGTACTCACCGGTCGCGACGTCGACGACCCCGACGCCGCCGAGGCGGCCGGCCACGACCTGGTCGAGATGGGGGCCGAGGCTGCGCTCGTCAAAGGCGGGCACGTCCCCGGCGACGAAGTCGTGGACACGCTGGTGACCGCGGACTCGGTGACGACGTTCCGCCACGACCGGGTCGACACAGCGGCGACCCACGGGTCCGGGTGTACGCTCTCGTCGGCCATCGCCACCCGACTGGCCCACGGCGACGACCTGTCGACGGCCGTGGCGTCGGGCATCGACCTGCTCTCGCGAGCGGTCCGGTACAATCTCGACGTCGGCGAGGGGCCCGGCGCGGTCCACCACCTGGTCGAGAGGCGCAACGAGGCCGCGCGCTACGAGACGAGCGAGGCCGTCGAGCACGCCGTCGAGACGCTCGTCGACCGCGACGTCTCCCGCCTGGTCCCGGAGGTGGGGATGACCGTCGTCGGCGCGACGCCCTACGCGGAGACGCCGGCCGAGACGGCCGCTGTCGAGGGGCGAATCACCCGCACGCTCTCGGGGGTGCGACCCAACCGCGGCGTCCGCTTCGGGGCGTCGACCACCGTCGCCCGCGTCCTGCTCGCGGCCCGCGAGCACGACCCGGCGCTTCGCTTCGCGGTCAACTGCCGCCTCGACGACGCCGTCGAGGACGCGCTGGCCGACCTGGCCGGGTCGGTGCCCGCCTACGACCCCGAAGACCGACCCCCGGACGTCGGGGCCGACGAGACGGCAGCGTGGGGCGTCGGCGAGGCGTTCGAGGCGAGCGAGGAGACGCCCGTGGCCGTCGTCGACCGGGGCGAACTCGGCGTCGAAGCGAGCGCGACGCTGCTCGCGACGGACGCCGGGACGCTCGTCGAGCGGACCACCCGGGTGCTGGACGCGGTCGAGCCCTGA
- a CDS encoding DUF7331 family protein, translating into MEPASNQADEADERYGSFTTGGGDVVVYDTDNPEAWLQSDYAVEVGPSSERTSA; encoded by the coding sequence ATGGAACCGGCATCGAACCAGGCCGACGAGGCGGACGAACGGTACGGCAGTTTCACGACCGGCGGCGGCGACGTCGTCGTCTACGACACGGACAACCCGGAAGCGTGGCTCCAGTCCGACTACGCGGTAGAGGTCGGGCCCTCGTCGGAACGAACAAGTGCTTGA
- a CDS encoding AIR synthase family protein: MSDLGKVDREFFDEYIYPHLGADRDDVTLGPQHGVDFGVVDVDGKAVAMATDPVFVMPSLGFERAAWFAFHVLMSDVAVSGLPPTHLSIDFNLPPEITDEQFSTVWETFDEEARKLDVSVVTGHTARYAGCNYPMVGGATAVSVGDYDRLVRPDGAQVGDRVVVTKGPAIEATGLLSIQFEPLMDGELDPGTIQDAKDRFYDMSPVRDALVAAAAGPVTAMHDATECGIFGGLYEMARAAGVGIELATDRVPVQPGVEAACDFFGIDPWISISEGTLLASVPAEGVDDVLDALDDEGIPAAEVGEVTEGSGLVVDGDPMDHPGVDPFWGTFEEYMGRLEARD, translated from the coding sequence ATGTCCGACCTCGGCAAAGTCGACCGCGAGTTCTTCGACGAGTACATCTACCCGCACCTGGGCGCCGACCGCGACGACGTGACGCTCGGGCCGCAACACGGCGTCGACTTCGGCGTCGTGGACGTCGACGGGAAGGCCGTCGCCATGGCGACCGATCCCGTGTTCGTGATGCCCTCGCTCGGGTTCGAGCGGGCGGCCTGGTTCGCGTTCCACGTCCTGATGAGCGACGTGGCCGTCTCCGGGCTGCCGCCGACGCACCTCTCCATCGACTTCAACCTCCCGCCGGAGATCACCGACGAGCAGTTCAGCACCGTCTGGGAGACGTTCGACGAGGAGGCCCGGAAGCTGGACGTCTCGGTCGTCACCGGCCACACCGCGCGGTACGCTGGGTGTAACTACCCGATGGTGGGCGGCGCGACGGCCGTCTCCGTCGGCGACTACGACCGGCTGGTGCGCCCCGACGGCGCACAGGTCGGTGACCGGGTCGTCGTCACGAAGGGCCCGGCCATCGAGGCCACGGGCCTGCTCTCCATCCAGTTCGAGCCCCTGATGGACGGGGAACTCGATCCGGGGACGATCCAGGACGCGAAAGACCGCTTCTACGACATGAGCCCGGTCCGCGACGCCCTGGTCGCGGCGGCTGCCGGCCCGGTGACGGCCATGCACGACGCCACCGAGTGTGGTATCTTCGGCGGTCTCTACGAGATGGCCCGGGCCGCCGGCGTCGGCATCGAACTGGCGACCGACCGCGTCCCGGTCCAGCCCGGGGTCGAGGCGGCGTGTGACTTCTTCGGCATCGACCCGTGGATCTCTATCAGCGAGGGAACGCTGCTGGCCTCGGTGCCGGCCGAGGGTGTCGACGACGTGCTCGACGCGCTCGACGACGAGGGCATCCCGGCTGCCGAGGTGGGCGAGGTCACCGAGGGGTCGGGCCTCGTCGTCGACGGCGACCCGATGGACCACCCCGGCGTCGATCCCTTCTGGGGTACCTTCGAGGAGTACATGGGCAGGCTCGAGGCCCGGGACTGA
- a CDS encoding PGF-CTERM sorting domain-containing protein, protein MHGARRGVVATLTVLVVLAAVTPLVGVAGGTTAEPTRYATSASAAQVTDGDSIRQTQTYALTPSRPGEVRVTLTYEIPDRVVSLETQVPTSVTVADADGFDQVNESTFEWDGTTPEATIEYRMNPNETLETTGPEADSGTYISVDAGEWALFQRSRTPTRWQYTGTEPVRFERGVTTAGAGAAGDDLVYLGEQESVSRTTHGQTVRLVVPAASSLAENRTAILDSIANASDALRVGDRDTSVFVVAAPTGDIEWAVRGLQTGDADMWVQDGERLDTAENVWIHEYVHSRQRFRTTAESRWFTEASAVYYAALLTLEQDRIDFGAFEARMSEGEREVYDSVVLTDPSTWEQNPDYHRGALVAGRVDERVRVASDSERTLQDTFRLLNGRGQAVTQAAFLAAVERAGNESVRAAAADLTEQRTDVTMWDQSRHAAVFEQLPARIGYGLPSTGEPATYNVTGPYRETNLDGGGPIRLATGETLTLEAVVSNAGGTEGQYNATLDINGTEVASQRGRIEPGEEVLVPLSHRFVTPGRYQMNVDGDNVTVRVERPARASVTDVEVDTRAADQGDIVVVTASVVNEAEIPGEILVVFTRDFQSVAERQVYLPPENTTEVSTGVTVPEAGEVLLSAGGARAVRVTVTPAETPTRTTTASTSTSTTTTTASETTGGSAPGFTAALAVVALVLATLLARRR, encoded by the coding sequence ATGCACGGGGCCCGCCGGGGAGTGGTGGCCACACTCACCGTCCTCGTCGTGCTCGCCGCGGTCACGCCACTCGTCGGAGTTGCCGGCGGGACGACTGCGGAGCCGACGCGGTACGCGACCAGCGCGAGCGCAGCGCAGGTCACCGACGGCGACAGCATCCGGCAGACCCAGACGTACGCGCTGACGCCCTCGCGCCCCGGCGAGGTCCGGGTGACGCTGACCTACGAGATACCCGACCGGGTGGTCAGCCTCGAGACGCAGGTGCCCACCAGCGTGACCGTGGCCGACGCCGACGGGTTCGACCAGGTCAACGAGTCCACCTTCGAGTGGGACGGGACGACCCCGGAGGCGACCATCGAGTACCGGATGAACCCCAACGAGACCCTCGAGACGACGGGGCCCGAGGCGGACTCGGGGACCTACATCAGCGTCGACGCCGGCGAGTGGGCACTGTTCCAGCGCTCGCGGACGCCCACGCGGTGGCAGTACACCGGGACCGAGCCGGTGCGCTTCGAGCGCGGGGTGACGACGGCGGGGGCGGGTGCGGCCGGCGACGACCTGGTCTACCTCGGCGAGCAAGAGAGCGTCAGCCGGACCACCCACGGGCAGACCGTCCGCCTGGTCGTCCCCGCGGCGTCGTCGCTCGCGGAGAACCGGACGGCCATCCTGGACTCGATCGCCAACGCCTCCGACGCGCTCCGGGTCGGCGACAGGGACACGTCGGTGTTCGTCGTCGCGGCCCCGACCGGCGACATCGAGTGGGCCGTCCGCGGTCTCCAGACCGGCGACGCCGACATGTGGGTCCAGGACGGCGAGCGCCTCGATACCGCCGAGAACGTCTGGATACACGAGTACGTCCACTCGAGACAGCGGTTCCGGACGACGGCCGAGAGCCGCTGGTTCACCGAGGCGAGCGCGGTGTACTACGCCGCCCTGCTGACGCTCGAACAGGACCGCATCGACTTCGGAGCGTTCGAGGCCCGCATGAGCGAGGGCGAGCGGGAGGTGTACGACAGCGTCGTCCTGACCGATCCGAGCACTTGGGAGCAAAACCCCGACTACCACCGCGGGGCGCTGGTCGCGGGGCGGGTCGACGAGCGCGTTCGCGTGGCGAGCGACAGCGAACGGACGCTCCAGGACACGTTCCGCCTGCTGAACGGCCGCGGCCAGGCGGTCACGCAGGCGGCGTTCCTCGCGGCCGTCGAGCGTGCGGGCAACGAGTCGGTCCGGGCGGCGGCCGCCGACCTGACCGAGCAGCGGACGGACGTGACGATGTGGGACCAGTCCCGCCACGCCGCCGTCTTCGAGCAGCTGCCGGCCCGCATCGGCTACGGCCTCCCGTCGACGGGCGAGCCGGCGACGTACAACGTGACCGGCCCGTATCGCGAGACGAACCTCGACGGAGGCGGGCCGATTCGGCTGGCGACCGGCGAGACGCTCACGCTGGAGGCCGTCGTCAGCAACGCGGGCGGGACCGAGGGCCAGTACAACGCCACCCTCGACATAAACGGGACCGAGGTGGCGAGCCAGCGCGGGCGCATCGAGCCCGGGGAGGAGGTGCTCGTTCCCCTCTCCCACCGGTTCGTCACGCCGGGACGGTACCAGATGAACGTCGACGGCGACAACGTGACCGTCCGCGTCGAACGGCCGGCGCGGGCCAGCGTCACCGACGTCGAGGTCGACACGCGCGCGGCCGACCAGGGCGACATCGTCGTCGTCACCGCCTCGGTGGTCAACGAAGCCGAGATACCCGGCGAGATCCTGGTCGTGTTCACCAGGGACTTCCAGTCGGTCGCGGAACGCCAGGTCTACCTCCCGCCCGAGAACACGACGGAGGTCTCGACGGGCGTGACGGTGCCCGAAGCCGGCGAGGTACTGCTCTCGGCCGGCGGGGCCAGGGCGGTCAGGGTGACGGTCACGCCCGCCGAGACGCCGACGCGGACGACGACGGCGTCGACGTCGACGTCGACCACCACCACCACGGCGAGCGAGACGACCGGCGGGAGCGCACCGGGCTTTACCGCGGCACTCGCGGTTGTCGCGCTCGTGCTGGCGACACTGCTGGCACGGCGACGCTAG
- a CDS encoding low molecular weight phosphatase family protein, translating into MTETFRVAFVCVQNAGRSQMSTAFAEREVAERGLEDRVEVVTGGTHPADHVHGEVVETMRELDIDLSDRVPRTVTDEELNACDLVATMGCSTLELDADVEIRDWALADPDGQDAETVREIREEIRERVADVFDDIEARLETAA; encoded by the coding sequence ATGACCGAGACATTCCGCGTCGCCTTCGTCTGTGTACAGAACGCCGGTCGCTCGCAGATGTCGACCGCCTTCGCCGAGCGAGAGGTTGCCGAGCGCGGCCTCGAGGACCGCGTCGAGGTCGTCACCGGCGGGACCCACCCCGCCGACCACGTTCACGGCGAGGTGGTCGAGACCATGCGGGAGCTGGATATCGACCTCTCGGACCGCGTCCCGCGGACGGTCACCGACGAGGAGCTCAACGCGTGTGACCTGGTCGCGACGATGGGGTGTTCGACGCTGGAACTCGACGCCGACGTCGAGATCCGCGACTGGGCGCTTGCCGACCCGGACGGGCAGGACGCCGAGACGGTGCGGGAGATCCGCGAGGAGATCCGCGAGCGCGTCGCCGACGTCTTCGACGACATCGAGGCGCGACTCGAAACGGCCGCATAA